The following are from one region of the Arachis duranensis cultivar V14167 chromosome 10, aradu.V14167.gnm2.J7QH, whole genome shotgun sequence genome:
- the LOC107470221 gene encoding superoxide dismutase [Mn], mitochondrial — protein sequence MAARSLLTRKTLATVLRRDSTALGAQAAAHSRGLHTFTLPDLNYDYGALEPAISGEIMEIHHKKHHQTYVTNYNKALEQLHDALPKGDASTIVKLQSAIKFNGGGHINHSIFWKNLAPHREGGGEPPKGSLGWAIDEHFGSFEKLVQKVNAEGAALQGSGWVWLGLDKEFKKLVVETTANQDPLITKGPGLVPLLGIDVWEHAYYLQYKNVRPDYLNNIWKVINWKYASEVYEKESS from the exons ATGGCTGCGCGATCCCTATTGACCCGAAAAACCCTAGCCACAGTGCTCCGCCGTGACTCCACGGCACTGGGCGCACAAGCAGCAGCACATTCGCGCGGACTTCACACTTTCACGCTGCCGGATCTGAATTACGACTACGGCGCACTGGAGCCGGCTATAAGCGGGGAGATCATGGAGATTCACCACAAGAAGCACCATCAGACTTACGTCACTAATTACAACAAGGCCCTCGAGCAGCTCCACGATGCTCTCCCTAAGGGCGATGCTTCTACCATCGTTAAGCTCCAGAGTGCCATCAAGTTCAACGGCGGAG GTCATATCAACCACTCTATTTTCTGGAAGAATCTAGCTCCGCATCGG GAAGGAGGCGGCGAGCCACCCAAGGGTTCACTGGGATGGGCCATTGACGAGCATTTTGGCTCTTTCGAAAAATTGGTACAGAAGGTGAACGCAGAGGGTGCTGCCTTACAAGGGTCTGGATGGGTG TGGCTCGGTCTAGACAAGGAGTTTAAGAAGCTTGTAGTTGAAACCACTGCCAATCAG GACCCACTGATTACGAAGGGACCAGGATTGGTTCCATTGCTTGGCATAGACGTTTGGGAGCATGCATATTACTTACAG TACAAGAATGTCAGACCAGACTATCTGAACAACATTTGGAAAGTTATTAACTGGAAATATGCCAGCGAAGTGTATGAAAAAGAGAGCTCTTAA